ATTACAAAATTTAGACGATGTTTTTCTACCAAGTGAGGCTGGGAAATAACTCGTGCCCTATGCAATCGAGCGATCGCCAAGTTTGGCTACAAGAGTTTTTATTACAAGTACACCTATTGATGGCTAGATTCTCTTCCTGATGAAAGAGAATCTAGCCATCAACGTTTTCTAAAGTGGGTTTAAAGAATTAATCAGGGTGCGATCGCTCGATTGCATCCTGTTTGAAGTGCGAATTTTAGCATTGGTTTTGACAGCAGAAGGGAGTCAATGAAGGTTTCGCAAAAAGGAGATGACTAATGGAATATCGGCAGTTAGGTAAACACGGCATTCGTGTCTCAGAAATTTGTTTAGGATCATGGCTTACCTATGGTGGCGCAACGTCAGAAGACATCGCCCGCCAATGTATTGAGCAAGCATATAATTTGGGAATCAATTTTTTTGACACGGCAAATGTCTATGCTGGGGGAGAAGCTGAAAAAATTGTGGGTAAGGTGCTGCGGCAGTACCCGCGTGAATCATATATTCTGGCAACTAAAGTTTATTTCCCAATGGGCAATGGTCCTAACGATCGCGGACTATCACGCAAACATATTTTGGAGCAATGTGATGCCAGTCTGAAGCGATTGGGGCTGGACTACATCGACCTCTACCAGGCACATCGTTATGACCAGACCGTACCCCTGGCTGAAACTTTGATGGCATTTGATCAGCTGGTGAAACAGGGGAAAATTCTTTATTACGGGGTTTCTGAATGGAGTGCCGGACAACTCGCCCATGCAACCGACCTGACCCGGTTAGCAAATCTTGCGCCGATCGCATCCGATCAACCTCGCTACAACATGCTCGATCGCACGATCGAAAAAGAAGTGTTACCCCTGTGCCGTCGAGAAGGGATTGGCATAATCAATTACTCGCCCTTAGCGCAAGGGCTGCTGACTGGTAAATACAAACCCGGTCAATCCTTACCCCAAGGTTCACGCGCAAGTGACCCGAAACAAAATATATTTTTAAACAATGGGAAACTGGATCAGCAGGAGTTGCTCAAGGTGCAGCGACTGTTGCCCATCGCCGAGGAAGAAGGTTTGAGCCTGAGCCAATTGGCGCTTACCTGGTGCTTACGCAATCCCGAAATTAGTAGCGTCATCATCGGTGCAAGCAAACCAGCACAGGTACAAGAAAACGTTAGTGCATCGGGTAAGCAACTGTCTTGGGCAACAATTCAACGCATTGAAGAAGTTCTGAAAATGGAAATCAGCGATCGCGTCACTGTTGGTGTTTGAGTTTAAGCCTAGACAATTTCGAAGATTTCCAGCAAATTCAACAGATATTATGCCGGAACTGATTCTTCAGAATGCTCTATTTTATCTGGGTTTGGCAGGCGTTAAGCTAACTATCGCTCA
The Nostoc punctiforme PCC 73102 genome window above contains:
- a CDS encoding aldo/keto reductase family protein, producing MEYRQLGKHGIRVSEICLGSWLTYGGATSEDIARQCIEQAYNLGINFFDTANVYAGGEAEKIVGKVLRQYPRESYILATKVYFPMGNGPNDRGLSRKHILEQCDASLKRLGLDYIDLYQAHRYDQTVPLAETLMAFDQLVKQGKILYYGVSEWSAGQLAHATDLTRLANLAPIASDQPRYNMLDRTIEKEVLPLCRREGIGIINYSPLAQGLLTGKYKPGQSLPQGSRASDPKQNIFLNNGKLDQQELLKVQRLLPIAEEEGLSLSQLALTWCLRNPEISSVIIGASKPAQVQENVSASGKQLSWATIQRIEEVLKMEISDRVTVGV